In Salarias fasciatus chromosome 20, fSalaFa1.1, whole genome shotgun sequence, a single window of DNA contains:
- the atp6ap1b gene encoding V-type proton ATPase subunit S1b, protein MAASSHWSPRRTAAFIAFFLSLLTSGNATAQVPLLMWSSDGLPPLASPTAGHITSIDQLTAYLTSAFSAGSHTVLLFLQDKLSKEDFTVFGGVFGNKQESAFRNLEAALQSSSSSVTLPALEWSGSSAVLALLQEKLGVSPLLVDADTLPHLSINASASNLLLINLPYCSGLQKSCKETLQNNDEIIGKVQTIMKDKGVRYTAIYTGLQPSRVISETLEMPQPAGRSLLQSTPAPVKPPVIFYNASTPCIMLWAEKLSVSFSSPTEWIDLPTEDLPTSALTGSVCNGTNSLLVISFTRGITLRFAMSQRFYSVSARNWFTLDSVQLEANGTTATFFGNRSIYAPAEYSFRCQSVSSFQDALLIPSTTESAQSDWRLNFVDFQIQGFGLSNGTNFSYASDCAGFFTAGVWMGLLTSLLMLLILVYGLHMIMQVNTMDRFDDPKGPSISVPQTE, encoded by the exons ATGGCAGCATCTAGCCACTGGAGTCCGCGACGAACTGCGGCTTTTATCGCCTTTTTCCTCTCATTACTAACTTCAGGAAATGCCACAGCTCAAGTGCCTCTTCTCATGTGGTCCAGCGACGG GTTACCACCGCTGGCCTCGCCCACTGCTGGCCACATAACCTCCATTGACCAGTTGACAGCCTACCTCACCTCCGCCTTCAGCGCTGGTTCACACACTGTGCTGCTTTTTCTGCAGGACAAG ttAAGCAAAGAGGACTTCACGGTCTTTGGTGGCGTGTTTGGAAACAAGCAGGAAAGCGCTTTTAGAAACCTGGAG GCTGCATTgcagtcctcctcctcatctgtgACACTCCCTGCACTGGAGTGGTCAGGCTCCTCCGCCgtcctggctctgctgcaggagaagctcGGCGTTTCTCCTCTGCTTGTAGACGCAGACACTCTGCCACACCTGAGCATCAACGCATCCGCCAGCAATCTGCTGCTCATCAACCTTCCTTATTGTTCAGG ATTGCAGAAGTCATGCAAAGAAACTCTGCAGAATAATG ATGAGATAATTGGAAAAGTTCAGACTATCATGAAAGACAAAGGTGTGCGATACACTGCGATATATACAGGACTCCAGCCATCACGA GTGATTTCAGAGACACTTGAGATGCCTCAGCCGGCAGGCCGGTCCTTGTTGCAATCAACCCCAGCGCCAGTGAAGCCCCCCGTCATTTTTTATAATGCCAGCACTCCGTGCATCATGCTGTGGGCTGAGAAACTCTCCGTCAGCTTCTCCAGCCCGACCGAGTGGATCGACCTCCCTACAGAGGACCTTCCTACATCCGCTTTGACGGGATCTGTGTGTAACGGCACAAACTCACT GCTTGTCATCAGTTTCACAAGAGGCATCACGCTACG TTTTGCCATGAGTCAGAGGTTCTACTCGGTGTCGGCACGGAACTGGTTCACCCTGGACTCAGTGCAGCTGGAAGCAAACGGAACCACGGCCACGTTCTTCGGGAACCGCTCCATCTACGCCCCTGCTGAGTATTCCTTCCGCTGTCAGTCTGTCAGCAGCTTCCAAGATGCGCTGCTCATCCCGAGCACAACGGAGTCGGCCCAGTCCGACTGGAGACTCAACTTTGTCGACTTCCAG ATCCAGGGCTTTGGTCTGTCCAATGGGACGAACTTCTCCTACGCCAGTGACTGTGCAGGCTTCTTCACTGCAGGCGTCTGGATGGGTCTGCTCACCTCTCTGCTCATGCTGCTCATCCTGGTGTACGGCTTACACATGATCATGCAGGTGAACACCATGGATCGGTTCGATGACCCCAAGGGCCCATCCATTTCTGTGCCTCAAACGGagtga